TTTCATGCTTTTTGAAACTTTCAACTTTTCGGGAAACAGCACAAAACGTGGGTTGGGAGACCACCATAAAAGGGGTTCTCCTTCATTAAACCATGGAAATATACCCTGTTTATAGGCTTGTATTAAACGTGCTTCCGATAAATCGCCTCCAATAGCCAACAAACCATCTGGGGAGGCTTCGGTAACATCGGGGAATTTTATGTCTTGGGTTAGGTAGTGCATGGATCGCTATTCTGTAAAAGTAAAAAACCTCTTAGTTTTATTTAACAAAGAGGTTGATTTTATGAGATTCCTGCCTTCGCAGGAATTGATTAAAACGGTAAATCGTCGTGATCGTCTTCGTTTAAATTGCCTGCTGGCTCAAAAGCATCCGTAGGCGGTACCGGTGGCAAACTACCATCAGAACTTGCTGCTTGTAACGCTTCAATTCTCCAACCTTGAATGGAGTTGAAATATTTGGTTTCACCTTGTGGGTTTACCCATTCCCTTCCACGTAAATTGATGCTTATTTTTACTTGTTGTCCTTCTTTATAACTGTTAAGTAAATCGCATTTATCTTGCACAAACTCCACCATAATGTGTTGTGGATACTGCTCTTCCGTAGTAACTACAATTTCTCGTTTTCTAAACCCATTACCTCCAAAAGTTTGAGTTTCTCCTACCATTTTAATTCTTCCTTGAACTTCCATTTAATCTGTATTTATTCTTATTATTTATTCTCTACTAATTTGTTGCCTAAAATTTAAGATAACAATATTTTCCAAGCACTTTCAACATCCCCAAAACTTAAATAGTTACGTGCCAGTTTATGTTTTTGTCTGTATGTTTTGGTTTTTATCTTTGGATATCTTTCACTGATATCTTTAATAAAATCATCAACTTCGGCTTCGGTTGGCAAGCTTTCTACGTTGCCCAACATCCCTAAATCGTTTCCTGTTAGCACCATGCTATTTTTAACGTCTTCAGGAAAATTATCAATCCCAATACCTAATGTGGTTAAGGGTTTTGGTATTTCAAAAAAGCCCTTCTTTGCGCGACTGTAGTAACTACCTCCTGCTCTAGCTACCAAATCTAATTTTTCTTGGTTTATGGAGCCGTCTTCATTCAAAACATCTTCATCAATATGAAGCTTTACCACTTCACAAATAACTAAATTTCCTGCCCCACCTTCAATTCCCAATTCTATGATATCGTTCACCTTACACTCTATCTGTACGGGCGATTCTGCGACACGAAATGGTTTTACTATATCAGATTTCAACATGGTAAAACCTGCCTTTTCAAACTCGTTAACCCCTTCGGGATACTCGGTGCTACTTAACGATGTTTGATGAACCATATCAAAACTCACCACATTAATAACCACTTCCCTTGTCACCAATACGTTTTTAAGCGTATGCTTAACAGTATTATCTCTTACACGACGTGATGGCGAAAAAATCAATATGGGCGGATTCGCACTAAACACATTAAAAAAGCTAAATGGCGATAAATTGGCACGTCCATCAACATCAACAGTACTCGCAAAAGCAATAGGTCTTGGTGCCACGGCACTTAACAAATACCCATGCAATTTACTGGTTGATAAGGTTTTCGGATCTATTGAAAGCATCAAACTTTTTTAATTTCAACAAAACTAACAATTTATTTTCATTAATAACTTAAGAAAATAGGCTTGTTATTTCACTCAGTCACAAATATTGAATTTTAACTATTTAAAGACCGCCTAAGCAAATGTAACCAATCTAATGTATAACAAAAAACCATTTTACTAACAACTTGGACAATAATATTAACAGATTTGCATTATATTACCAGTCATTTAATTTAAATAATGATTTTTACAAAATACAGCAACACATTACGTTGGTTAATCATAATAGCTTCGTTTGCTATTGTTTCTCTTATTTTATGGAAAACCTATGAGTTTTTCCAGCATTTTAAAGAAGAAGAGCGTACCAAAATGGAAAATTGGTCGTTTGCGCAAAGTGACATTATAAATTCTGATAATGACGCAAATTTAAATCTATCACTAAAAATCATAACCAGCAATAAAACCACTCCCATGTTGGTTATTCGTGAAGATGGAAGTTTGGACACATACAATAATATAGATGAAACTAAAATTAAAGATTCTTCATATGTAAAAAAGCTAATTTTAAAGTTTAAGCAGGAAAATCCCCCAATTCTAGTGAAACCCAATAACAGCACTATTTATTATGGGAATTCCGAATTGCTGAACAAACTAAAATATTACCCGCTGGCCTTGTTGCTTATTGTATTTCTTTTTGGTGCGGTTATTTTCTTTTTTTACCGAAGCAATAAAAATGCGACCCAAAACAAGCTGTGGTCTGGTATGGCAAAGGAAACAGCGCATCAAATAGGCACACCACTATCTTCTTTAATTGGTTGGGCCGAAATTTTAAAAACCGAAAACACAAACCCCGATTATATTGTTGAAATTGAAAAAGATATTGACAGATTACAAACTATTACCGAACGTTTTAGTAAAATAGGATCCGTACCCACATTAGAGGTCGCCGATATAATAAAAGAAACCATCGATTCTTATGATTATTTAAAAGCCAGATCTTCAAACCTTATTGAATTTGACCTTAAAATACCGGAAGGTGACATTCTAGTAAATTTAAACAAGCAACTGTACAGTTGGTGTATAGAAAACCTAGTAAAAAATGCCATTGACGCCATGAAAGGTCGTGGCAAAATTACCATTGAGATTTCACAATTGGAAAACACCATTATGGTCACTGTAACCGATACTGGCAAAGGGCTCTCAAAAAAAGATTTCAATAGAATATTCGAACCTGGATTTACTACTAAAAAACGTGGTTGGGGATTGGGATTATCGCTTACCAGACGTATTATTGAAGATTTTCATGATGGCAAAATAAAGGTTTTACAATCAGAAAAAGGCAAAGGAACCACATTTCAAATAACACTTAAACGTGCATAAACTATAAATTATGGCTGAAAAATTTGTATTTATAAAAGAGGTTTATTTAAATAATAACTGCCCATTTTGCTACAATAATGATGGTTTATATTTAACCGTTAAACAAAAAACCATTGAAACCAGTTTTTATAAAGCCATCACTCCTGAAATTAAATATGATTTGGCTTGTAAAACATGCAAGAGCACTGTTTATCCTGTAGATTGGACCGATGATATGGAACGTATTTTTGAATATCACAAGAAGGCGATTACACCAAAAAAACCATCTACCCAGCTAAAAAAAACGGCGTGGTTGGCCATTTTTTCAGGCATCATACTAGCTATTTGTATCGTGGCCTTTTTAGTTTATGCCAAATTATAATTCCGCTTTAATACTATTTGCTACTTCTTGGAACTCCTCGTGAGATAATTTAGTTTTTTGAATAAAACGCGCATCTTCCATAGTATGCAACGGAATTAAATGCACATGGACATGAGGCACTTCCAATCCAATAACTGTAACACCTACACGTTTGCAAGGAATGGCTTTTTCTATGGCTATGGCAACACGTCTTGAAAACTGCATTAAACCTGTATAAGTAGCTTCGTCTAAATCGAAAATCTTATCAACCTCCTTTTTAGTTATGCACAACGTGTGCCCTTTACTGTTTGGATTAACATCTAAAAATGCTAAGAATTCGTCTGTTTCGGCAATCTTATAGCAAGGTATCTCGCCATTAACTATTTTAGTGAAAATTGAAGCCATAACGTTTTTGTGGATGTATGAATAACTGTAAATATAAAAGATTCCTAATTAAATCAATCAGGAATCTTTTAAAAATGTTTCAAATTAAATTATCTTGAAATTTCGATAATATCAAATTTCATCACGCCATTTGGCACTTGTATTTCGGCTACATCGCCAACAGATTTTCCCAATAACCCTTTTCCGATAGGCGAATTAACAGATATTTTACCCGAAGCCAAATCTGCTTCACCATCGGCAACCAATGTATAGTTCATTTCCATACCATTGGTTTGGTTTCTTATCTTCACTTTAGATAGCACTAATATTTTAGAATTATCTAATTGCGACTCATCAATAATACGCGCACCTGCCAAAGCATCTTCTAATTTAGAAATACGCATTTCTAACATTCCCTGTGCTTCTTTAGCGGCATCGTATTCGGCATTCTCACTTAAATCGCCCTTATCTCTAGCTTCTGCAATGGCTTTAGATGCTTTTACACGTTCCACATCTTTTAATTGCTTAAGTTCGTCTCTTAATTTTTTTAACCCTTCTGGTGTATAGTATGATACTTTACTCATAACTTCATCGTTTTATTAATAATAAAATGCTGAAATCCACTTCGACTACGCTAAGTACAGGAGTTCAGCATAAAAAAAATCTCGTATACACGAGATTGAATAACAAAAGTACAAAATTTTAGTCAATTATTTATGAATATCTTATATAGTACTTTCCCTCTTACTTTAAATAAAAATAAGAATATTAAGAGGAAATATACAAAATATTTAGCTCATTTTGCTTAATGTTGTAAATGAACTCATTTAGAGTTTTTCAATTTGCTAAAAAATTGCTGATTTTAGCTCTGTTTTTGCCTTTTCTTCCTTCCGTAGCTTTTCCAACGCGACAAGCTGGCTCCTTCTCTAAAAAGGTTTACTAAACCTTTTCTTTACGCTCGGCCCTAACTCAAAAAAGCCTTCAACAGAACTAAAATTCCCTAATTTTCGCTTAATTTCAAAAATTTTAAATGAGTTCAATTAAAAATTAATGATATATTTACATATGAAATCCTTTTTCTATATAATTTGTGTTCTGTTATTGACCGCTTGTAGCTCCGATAACACCAATACCAAAAATCCTTATTTACCTAATTACCAATTTAATACCGGTAGTTTAATCAATACTAATTTACCAGAATTTAGCCAATTAAAATTTCCAGGTAATTTTGTTATTCTAAACAGCCCCTACGGTATAAACGGCGTTGTCCTATATTACGCTGGTGGTACAAATTACAATGCTTTTGAAATAACAGACCCAAACCACCAAATAAGTACCTGTTCAAAACTAAGTGTTGAAGGCATCATAGCGACTTGCAATTGTGATGATGGTAATTCATACGACATACTAAATGGCGATAAAAGAGAAGGCACCACAGGTTCTTACACATTAATACGTTATAAAGTTGAAGTTGCAGGCTCTATAATTAGAGTTTTTAACTAAAAAGAGGCTAAAAAGTAAACTTTAATATCAGGAGCGCAGTCGAAAACCTTCAGTTAGATTGTCAATCATTTCGACTTTAGTTTATCTTGAGCCTAGTCGAAAGGCTCAATGTGACAATTTACTTCTAAATAGACTTTTCAGATTCAACCTCTTTCTAATTAAAATTTAAAAGTAACACCTGCTAAAAAGTTGGTAGTTGCTTGCGGGTAGTACACGTAGTAACCACCGCCATAATCGGCACCATTTGAATTGTATTTTACTCCTGTAATGTTATTTATAAGACCATTAACTAAAATAGCTTTAAAAATAGCTTTTGTCTTAAATTCGTAACTAGCATTAAAATCTAATATGCTATATGCCTTTAAACTGGAATCTTCATCTTGAATATTGTTTAACAACTGTTTCCCTACATATTTATTAATAAGAGAGACTTGCATATTATTTATTGGCATATAATTAATTGCAGTACTCGACACAAAATTAGGTGAATAAGCAATATCGGTTTCGCCTAAAGGCGTTCCGTTTAAAAACTGATTTTTGTTTAAGTTTCTATTTCTGCTTACAGTAGCATTAGCTTGTAATGAAACCTGTTTAGAAAATGCAACAACACCATCTAACTCAACACCAACTCTATAGCTTTTACCTGCATTGGCTCTAATGGGGTTCCCGACGTCATCTAAAGCCCCTGTTAACACTAACTGATCGTTATATTGCATAAAGTAAGCATTGGCATTAAACTTTATTTTATCAGCATGATATCTATAGCCTAATTCAAAATCATTAAGTTGCTCTGGCCTTACTTCTGTATTGTTTTCAAAATCTGTTCTACTAGGTTCTCTATTCGCTCTAGCATAAGAGGCATATAAGTTATTTGATGCATTCAGGTCAACGCTTATTCCTACCTTAGGATTAAAAAAGTTATAATGTTTATCTATCTCAAATAACGAACGTTTGGAATCAATTCCCGTTGTTTTATAATCGACATATCTGTATTGCACATCTGCATAAGCACTAAACTTTTCGTTTATTTTATAGGTTGCTTTAGAAAATGCACTTGCATCCCTTTTTCGTGATTGCCCAAAGTAATAACGATAATCGTTTCCAATACTTGCTGCATATTCTGCCCAAATGACAGTTCCTATATGGTCACCTTCATATAAATTAAAAGAACCACCTGTAATAACATTTAATTTGCTGTTTTTATAATTTAGACTGGCATTTGCCACATAGAAATTATTATCTAGTGCTTTTCTACGAATATAGTCCATACTAGCAACGGTATTTCCGTCTACCGTTATAGGGTTAAGACCTAAAAATGAAAATTTGGAATCGTCTGAACCATATACATTTGTATAATAATAATTGTCCACATATTCTTCATAAAAACCATATCCTTTGGTGTAATTCAACCCCACATTTAAAGACCATTGGTTGTTAAAACGTTCATTCCAGTGTAACTGATAATGATCTTGTTTGTAATCGTCTACTTGATTATCATAAAACCCAGTCATATTACCATCATTATCCATGATAGTTCCTGCCACATTATAAGTTCTATTTGTGTCTATAGTATATACATCTACACCATACCACGCTTGATATGTTTTTTCATGACCACCAAAAACAAGCGCTTTAATTAAGGTATTATCGTCTTTATAAGCGCCTTGTAAAAAATATGATTTTAAATCTGAACTGGCTCGGTCTATAAATCCGTCTGATGTAATTTTAGACAAACGTCCAGAAATTTCAACGTGGTCGTTTATCAAGCCTGTACTAAACTTTACATTATGCTTTAAGCTATTAAAACTACCATAGCTATTAGATATAGAGGCAGATGCATCGTCGCTAATAGCATCTGTTAAAATATTAATACTGGCACCAAAAGCGGCCGAACCATTGGTTGATGTTCCAACACCACGTTGTACTTGAATACTTTCTACCGACGATGATAAATCTTGTAAATTCACCCAAAAAGTCCCTAAACTTTCGGCATCATTATAAGGGATTCCATTAATTGTTACGTTGGTTGACTCTCCACCAACACCTCGAATTCTAATGCCACTATATCCTATACCAGCACCTGCATCACTAGTTGTAACTACTGATGGCAAATAATTTAAAAGCGTTGGAATGTCTTGACCCAAATTACGTTTCTCCAACTCTTTTTTGGTGATGTTTGAGTGTGTAATAGGCGATGTGGCATTTACACGAACAGCATTTACTAAAACTTCGTCTAATCTTTCTGTTTTTGTTGAATCTTGCTGAACTTGATTGTCTTGTGCAGTAACACTGACTGATAACACGAATACTGCTAAAAAAAGAAACATGTTTTTAGTTTCGCTGATTTTATTTAGAAAGTCGAAACTAAATCTCCTTAAAAAGTAATTATAACTTTTTGAAGAAAGTTTAAGAATAGTAGATTTCATTACGATTATATTTATAATCGAATAAAAAGAGGTAATTATTCTTATGGTTAATATTATTGTTTTATTGAATCATGCAAAGTAATTACTGTTTTGCTATACTCTGTACTATCAATTAAATCCCTAAACAGCATTACCTGTTCTAGGTTCATTGGGTATGATCTCAGCCCTTAGGTAGTTAAAAGTTATAAGTTAAAAAGTTAAAAGTCCAAATTGCCGACTGAAAACTGAAACTGATGACTGCTAACTGAAAAAGCACCCCTTTTTTGAGAACAATACAAAGGTAATTATCCATTGACAAATATCAATTATCAATTCACAGTTATTTTTAATCGATGTCTGGTTTTTGCCTATTTACCTTTTTGTCGGACAGTTTTCGTTTGCTTTTTAAACGCTTCTTTATAACAGCTCTTGGTATTTTTGTTGGAATTCGTTTTTTGGGAATGATTAAACTATTTTCTATAAGTTCAAAAAAACGTTTTATTACGAGCTCTTTGTTTTTATGCTGACTTCTACTTTCATCACATTGCAGCATTAAAATACCTTCTTTTGTTAATCTGCTTTGAAGCTTGCTTATGAGTCGTTCCCTTTGTTCTTCATTAAAAACTGAAGATTCAGTTAAATTAAAAATCAATTCAACCTTTGATGACACCTTATTAACGTGTTGACCGCCAGCACCCGAACTTCTTACGGCTTTAAAAGTCAATTCTTGCAACAAGGCATCTTCGTTAACCATTTTTTTAAACTTGATGTGCAGGTTTTAATAAATCGTTTACCGTTTTTACAGGGTTGAAAGTCGATACTGGAATTTCAACAAAAATAGAATTCCAATGTGACATACTGCCATTCCACAATCCAGGAAGTTCTAAGGCTTTAATATCTACCCCGTTTTGAGATTTCAAGGTTATAAAAGCAGCATCTGGATCTACATATTTAGTTAAATCGAATTTGTTTCCTTTATAGTCTTTCACAGCGCAAACCAAATCTGTTGGATTGAAATGTGTTGCATTATCTACAATACTTTTTTGGGATTGATTTTCAATATCAATTTGGGCAAACTCGACTATTTGCAAAGAAACAGCTCCATTACTGTCTTTCACCCAAAAAGGACCACCTCCTGGTTCCCCTTCATTTTTAACCATCCCACATACTCTAATGGGTCTGTTAAGCTTATGGTGCAAGTAGTCTCTTTTTTCTTTTAGTGTATACGCAGTATAAGCTTCTTCTATCTCTACATTAATTCGGTTAATTACAAATAATTCGATGTTATTAACTTCATCTTCCGAAATCTCATCATCTTCCAATTTATTTAAATACTTAAAAGTTTGGGTTTGTATTTGAAGAAGGATGCCTGCCAACATTTTTTTATAATTGGAAACCTCTATATTTTGCTCTAAAACAACAATGTTATCGATATTTTTAATGAAAATAAAATCGAAATCGAGCGTATTAAGATTTTCTATTAAGGCGCCATGCCCCGATGGTCTGAACAGCAGTTTATCGTCTTCTGTTCTATAAAGTTTATCACTGGATGTTATAGCAATCGTATCAGTAGATTTGTCTTGATACGAGAATGACACATTGAATTTGGTATTGGTTTCTGTTTCAAGAGACTCTTTAACGAGTTTCAATTCCTTTTCAAACATCGCTTTATGCGCTTCAGAAATTGTAAAGTGTAAATTCGCTTGGTTATTTGATGAAGCATATATGGTAGCTTCTATTAAATGTTCTTTAAACGCCGTTGAAACATCATTTTTATATTTATGAAACGGCAACAGGCCTTTGGGATAAAAGCTGTAATTCAACTGATCGGTATCCAACATCATTTTCACAAACAGAACACATTGTTCCCCAAATGTTAAGCTATTAAAATTAGGCGTTGTTTGAACTAATTTCTCTCTTACTGTTTCGTAAAAAGGAAACTTTTCCAACCCACTTAAAAACACAGAAACAGCGTTGTTTTTTTGAGCATATAATTCAATAGGATCTTCTGATTTGTAGTTATCTAAAAACTGAAACAAGAATTTGAACATGCGTGTAGCAGCACCAGAAGCTGGCACAAACTTAACGATAGACAATTGGTTACGGTTGCTTTCGAACCTATCTATATAGTCTTGTTGCTTTTCAGCATCAATTCTTAAAATGCCATTTCCTATAGTAGCTGCTTCAACTAAATTGGAATAAATCATACCAGATTTAATAATCTCTATTTGGTTGCTCACTTTTTCAACCGTTAGTCCGTGACTTATTATTTGTTGTATATCTTTATCTGAAAACATTATTTGTACTTCTTTAATAAGGTGTCTATATGTTTAACTGCAGTTTCTAAACGTTCCTTCATATTGCCCTTAAGCAACACATAAGGGCGCTTATTTATTATTAACGCATTTTCAAACGCTTTAAACATCTCAGCCCGCTCTTCTGGTTTGTCTCTTAAATCGTCGTCCTCCCAAGGGGTGTCAATATAAGTTAAAAAATATAAATCGTAGGTATTTTGCAAAGCATATTTTTCAAGAATTGGGTCGCAATAACCTAAATAATACGCTTCGGAATACACTTTAGTTTCTAACAGATCGGTATCGCAAATTAAAACAGTATCGGTTTTTTTTGCTAATTTATTCTCTAATTTAATTTGTCCTTTAGCAATAGGCAATAAATCATCCGGTTCACAGGTTTTACGTTCGTTATTCCAT
This genomic window from Mariniflexile sp. TRM1-10 contains:
- the arfB gene encoding alternative ribosome rescue aminoacyl-tRNA hydrolase ArfB gives rise to the protein MVNEDALLQELTFKAVRSSGAGGQHVNKVSSKVELIFNLTESSVFNEEQRERLISKLQSRLTKEGILMLQCDESRSQHKNKELVIKRFFELIENSLIIPKKRIPTKIPRAVIKKRLKSKRKLSDKKVNRQKPDID
- a CDS encoding sensor histidine kinase, which translates into the protein MIFTKYSNTLRWLIIIASFAIVSLILWKTYEFFQHFKEEERTKMENWSFAQSDIINSDNDANLNLSLKIITSNKTTPMLVIREDGSLDTYNNIDETKIKDSSYVKKLILKFKQENPPILVKPNNSTIYYGNSELLNKLKYYPLALLLIVFLFGAVIFFFYRSNKNATQNKLWSGMAKETAHQIGTPLSSLIGWAEILKTENTNPDYIVEIEKDIDRLQTITERFSKIGSVPTLEVADIIKETIDSYDYLKARSSNLIEFDLKIPEGDILVNLNKQLYSWCIENLVKNAIDAMKGRGKITIEISQLENTIMVTVTDTGKGLSKKDFNRIFEPGFTTKKRGWGLGLSLTRRIIEDFHDGKIKVLQSEKGKGTTFQITLKRA
- a CDS encoding DUF4301 family protein gives rise to the protein MFSDKDIQQIISHGLTVEKVSNQIEIIKSGMIYSNLVEAATIGNGILRIDAEKQQDYIDRFESNRNQLSIVKFVPASGAATRMFKFLFQFLDNYKSEDPIELYAQKNNAVSVFLSGLEKFPFYETVREKLVQTTPNFNSLTFGEQCVLFVKMMLDTDQLNYSFYPKGLLPFHKYKNDVSTAFKEHLIEATIYASSNNQANLHFTISEAHKAMFEKELKLVKESLETETNTKFNVSFSYQDKSTDTIAITSSDKLYRTEDDKLLFRPSGHGALIENLNTLDFDFIFIKNIDNIVVLEQNIEVSNYKKMLAGILLQIQTQTFKYLNKLEDDEISEDEVNNIELFVINRINVEIEEAYTAYTLKEKRDYLHHKLNRPIRVCGMVKNEGEPGGGPFWVKDSNGAVSLQIVEFAQIDIENQSQKSIVDNATHFNPTDLVCAVKDYKGNKFDLTKYVDPDAAFITLKSQNGVDIKALELPGLWNGSMSHWNSIFVEIPVSTFNPVKTVNDLLKPAHQV
- the greA gene encoding transcription elongation factor GreA translates to MSKVSYYTPEGLKKLRDELKQLKDVERVKASKAIAEARDKGDLSENAEYDAAKEAQGMLEMRISKLEDALAGARIIDESQLDNSKILVLSKVKIRNQTNGMEMNYTLVADGEADLASGKISVNSPIGKGLLGKSVGDVAEIQVPNGVMKFDIIEISR
- a CDS encoding TonB-dependent receptor, coding for MKSTILKLSSKSYNYFLRRFSFDFLNKISETKNMFLFLAVFVLSVSVTAQDNQVQQDSTKTERLDEVLVNAVRVNATSPITHSNITKKELEKRNLGQDIPTLLNYLPSVVTTSDAGAGIGYSGIRIRGVGGESTNVTINGIPYNDAESLGTFWVNLQDLSSSVESIQVQRGVGTSTNGSAAFGASINILTDAISDDASASISNSYGSFNSLKHNVKFSTGLINDHVEISGRLSKITSDGFIDRASSDLKSYFLQGAYKDDNTLIKALVFGGHEKTYQAWYGVDVYTIDTNRTYNVAGTIMDNDGNMTGFYDNQVDDYKQDHYQLHWNERFNNQWSLNVGLNYTKGYGFYEEYVDNYYYTNVYGSDDSKFSFLGLNPITVDGNTVASMDYIRRKALDNNFYVANASLNYKNSKLNVITGGSFNLYEGDHIGTVIWAEYAASIGNDYRYYFGQSRKRDASAFSKATYKINEKFSAYADVQYRYVDYKTTGIDSKRSLFEIDKHYNFFNPKVGISVDLNASNNLYASYARANREPSRTDFENNTEVRPEQLNDFELGYRYHADKIKFNANAYFMQYNDQLVLTGALDDVGNPIRANAGKSYRVGVELDGVVAFSKQVSLQANATVSRNRNLNKNQFLNGTPLGETDIAYSPNFVSSTAINYMPINNMQVSLINKYVGKQLLNNIQDEDSSLKAYSILDFNASYEFKTKAIFKAILVNGLINNITGVKYNSNGADYGGGYYVYYPQATTNFLAGVTFKF
- a CDS encoding AAA family ATPase, which encodes MEEKYKQEPSNCIKVVLFGPESTGKTTLSGQLARYYNSVWVPEYAREYLQNKWNNERKTCEPDDLLPIAKGQIKLENKLAKKTDTVLICDTDLLETKVYSEAYYLGYCDPILEKYALQNTYDLYFLTYIDTPWEDDDLRDKPEERAEMFKAFENALIINKRPYVLLKGNMKERLETAVKHIDTLLKKYK
- a CDS encoding DUF3127 domain-containing protein is translated as MEVQGRIKMVGETQTFGGNGFRKREIVVTTEEQYPQHIMVEFVQDKCDLLNSYKEGQQVKISINLRGREWVNPQGETKYFNSIQGWRIEALQAASSDGSLPPVPPTDAFEPAGNLNEDDHDDLPF
- a CDS encoding flavin reductase family protein, encoding MLSIDPKTLSTSKLHGYLLSAVAPRPIAFASTVDVDGRANLSPFSFFNVFSANPPILIFSPSRRVRDNTVKHTLKNVLVTREVVINVVSFDMVHQTSLSSTEYPEGVNEFEKAGFTMLKSDIVKPFRVAESPVQIECKVNDIIELGIEGGAGNLVICEVVKLHIDEDVLNEDGSINQEKLDLVARAGGSYYSRAKKGFFEIPKPLTTLGIGIDNFPEDVKNSMVLTGNDLGMLGNVESLPTEAEVDDFIKDISERYPKIKTKTYRQKHKLARNYLSFGDVESAWKILLS
- a CDS encoding HIT family protein, which translates into the protein MASIFTKIVNGEIPCYKIAETDEFLAFLDVNPNSKGHTLCITKKEVDKIFDLDEATYTGLMQFSRRVAIAIEKAIPCKRVGVTVIGLEVPHVHVHLIPLHTMEDARFIQKTKLSHEEFQEVANSIKAEL